The proteins below are encoded in one region of Struthio camelus isolate bStrCam1 chromosome 23, bStrCam1.hap1, whole genome shotgun sequence:
- the DLGAP3 gene encoding disks large-associated protein 3 isoform X2, translating into MRGYHGERSQAQPPPAHRCRCVPEDCPQPLDYLRRGPESRQPYLLSPSEPCSLEHPCCPPRSPGAAAECPGGPLSEPLSASASSTFPRMHHAQQPYDSCDECMATAHPASKINRLPPTLLDQFEKQLPLHHDGFHTLQYQRANAAEPRSESPSRIRHLVHSVQKLFAKSHSLETPAKRDYNGTKMDGRGDGYHHHHHHHHHHHHQSRHGKRSKSKDRKVDSRHRSKMMGWWSSDDNLDSDSSYMVSGRHAVDQGTQYCVDAPESAFRDLTLKSLKSGGEGKCLACAGMSMSLDGQTLKRSAWHTMTVSQAREAYPSSGGGTEKTLMLQEAKAKDRAYQYLQVPQDEWSGYPAAGKDGEIPCRRMRSGSYIKAMGDEDSGDSDASAKVSPKAASRRDSYRRSSSADQARTKFASRHYSDSYICNCPSCCTPPRMLPRGQGYGRSFTTGQINDELNHQFEAVCESVFGEVESQAVEALDLPGCFRMRSHSYLRAIQAGCSQDDDCLSLFSMSAPAGPGITSSILKPSTSFSYRKAPPPIPPGTKAKPLISVTAQSSTESAHESYLPGEAARSPAWSKDAAARCNSAESLESSKVATMSLDLPPVQPRTSPKPSTLIIKAIPGREELRSLARQRKWRPSIGVQVEAISDSDTESRSQREFHSIGVQVEEDKRRARFKRSNSVTAGVQADLELEGFAGLAVATEDKALQFGRPFQRHSSEPESTRQYSVYKTVHTQGQWAYREDYQMQYDTVEVPRRDSWRDRGSRSLPDSGRASPCHRDGEWFIKLLQAEVEKMEGWCQQMEREAEDYDLPEEILEKIRSAVGSAQLLMSQKVQQFYRLCQQNMDPNAFPVPTFQDLAGFWDLLQLSIEDVSMKFAELQQLKANGWKIIETKEEKKVPPPIPKKPPRSKVHPVKERSLDSVDRQRQEARKRLLAAKRAASFRQNSATESADSIEIYIPEAQTRL; encoded by the exons CCCGCAGCCCCTCGACTACCTCCGCCGCGGCCCCGAGAGCCGGCAGCCCTATCTGCTCAGCCCCAGCGAGCCGTGTTCCTTGGAGCATCCCTGCTGCCCGCcgcggagccccggggccgctgccgaGTGCCCCGGCGGGCCCCTGAGCGAGCCGCTCTccgccagcgccagcagcaccTTCCCGAGGATGCACCACGCGCAGCAGCCCTACGACTCCTGCGACGAATGCATGGCGACCGCCCACCCCGCCAGCAAGATCAACCGCCTCCCGCCGACGCTGCTGGACCAGTTCGAGAAGCAGCTGCCGCTGCACCACGACGGCTTCCACACGCTGCAGTACCAGCGGGCCAACGCCGCCGAGCCGCGCAGCGAGAGCCCCAGCCGCATCCGCCACCTGGTCCACTCCGTCCAGAAGCTCTTCGCCAAGTCGCACTCCCTGGAGACGCCGGCCAAGCGGGACTACAACGGCACCAAGATGGACGGCCGCGGGGACggctaccaccaccaccaccaccaccaccaccaccaccaccaccagtccCGCCACGGCAAGCGGAGCAAGAGCAAGGACCGCAAGGTGGACTCCCGGCACCGGTCCAAGATGATGGGCTGGTGGAGCTCCGACGACAACCTGGACAGCGACAGCAGCTACATGGTGTCCGGACGGCACGCCGTGGACCAGGGCACCCAGTACTGCGTGGACGCTCCCGAAAGTGCCTTCAGAGACTTGACCTTGAAGAGTCTAAAGAGCGGCGGGGAAGGCAAATGCCTGGCCTGCGCCGGCATGTCCATGTCTCTGGATGGCCAGACGCTCAAGAGGAGCGCCTGGCACACCATGACCGTCAGCCAGGCCCGCGAGGCCTATCCCAGCTCCGGCGGCGGCACGGAGAAAACCTTGATGCTTCAGGAGGCAAAGGCCAAAGACAGAGCCTACCAGTACCTGCAG GTGCCGCAGGACGAGTGGAGCGGGTACCCGGCGGCGGGCAAGGACGGGGAGATCCCCTGCCGGCGGATGCGCAGTGGCAGCTACATCAAGGCCATGGGCGACGAGGACAGCGGCGATTCGGACGCCAGCGCCAAAGTGTCGCCCAAGGCAGCCTCGCGGCGAGACAGCTACCGCCGCTCCTCCAGCGCCGACCAGGCCAGGACCAA GTTTGCAAGTAGGCACTATTCTGATTCATATATCTGTAACTGTCCCAGCTGCTGCACGCCACCTCGAATGCTCCCTCGGGGACAGGGCTATGGGCGCTCCTTCACCACCGGCCAG ATCAACGACGAGCTCAACCACCAGTTCGAGGCCGTGTGCGAGTCCGTGTTCGGCGAGGTGGAGTCGCAGGCCGTGGAGGCGCTGGACCTGCCCGGCTGCTTCCGCATGCGGAGCCACAGCTACCTGCGGGCCATCCAGGCGGGCTGCTCCCAGGACGACGACTGCCTCTCGCTCTTCTCCATGTCGGCCCCCGCCGGGCCAGGCATCACCAGCAGCATCCTGAAGCCCAGCACCT CCTTCAGTTACAGAAAAGCTCCACCTCCCATCCCTCCAGGAACCAAAGCCAAGCCCCTCATCTCCGTCACGGCGCAGAGCAGCACCGAGTCCGCCCACGAGAGCTACCTGCCCGGCgaggccgcccgcagccccgcctgGTCCAAAGACGCCGCGGCCCGCTGCAACTCGGCCGAGAGCCTGGAGAGCTCCAAGGTGGCCACCATGTCGCTCGATCTGCCCCCGGTCCAGCCCCGCACCTCTCCCAAGCCCTCCACGCTCATCATCAAGGCCATCCCCGGCCGGGAGGAGCTGAGGAGCCTGGCTCGGCAGAGGAAGTGGCGCCCCTCCATCGGAGTCCAG GTGGAGGCCATCTCCGACTCGGACACGGAGAGCCGGAGCCAGAGGGAGTTCCACTCCATCGGGGTGCAAGTGGAGGAAGATAAAAG ACGAGCCCGCTTCAAGCGCTCCAACAGCGTGACGGCGGGCGTGCAGGCGGACCTGGAGCTGGAGGGCTTCGCCGGGCTGGCCGTGGCCACTGAGGACAAAGCCCTGCAGTTCGGGCGGCCCTTCCAGCGGCACTCCTCGGAGCCCGAGTCCACCCGGCAGTACTCGGTGTACAAGACGGTGCACACGCAGGGCCAGTGGGCGTACCGGGAGGACTACCAGATGCAGTACGACACGGTGGAGGTGCCCCGCCGGGACTCCTGGAGGGACCGGGGCTCCCGCAGCCTCCCCGACTCCGGCAGGGCCTCCCCCTGCCACCGGGACGGGGAATGGTTCATCAAACTCCTGCAGGCCGAGGTGGAGAAGATGGAGGGCTGGTGCCAGCAGATGGAGAGGGAGGCGGAGGACTACGACCTGCCGGAGGAGA TCCTGGAGAAGATCCGCAGTGCTGTGGGCAGCGCCCAGCTCCTCATGTCCCAGAAGGTGCAGCAGTTTTACCGACTCTGCCAGCAGAACATG GATCCCAACGCGTTCCCCGTGCCCACCTTCCAAGACCTGGCTGGGTTCTGGgacctcctgcagctctccatcgAGGATGTCAGCATGAAGTTCGCAGAGCTCCAGCAGCTCAAGGCCAACGGGTGGAAGATTATTGAGACCAAG gaggagaagaaggtgcctCCGCCGATACCAAAGAAGCCGCCGCGCTCCAAGGTGCACCCGGTGAAGGAGCGCTCCCTGGACTCGGTGGACCGGCAGCGGCAGGAGGCCCGCAAGAGGCTCCTGGCGGCCAAGCGCGCCGCCTCCTTCCGCCAGAACTCGGCCACCGAGAGCGCCGACAGCATCGAGATCTACATCCCCGAGGCGCAGACCCGGCTGTGA